One Gordonia sp. SID5947 genomic region harbors:
- a CDS encoding recombinase family protein has protein sequence MSISDSNQTGLRVLGRLRISRVREESTSIERQREIVQNWADAHDHTVVGWAVDEEVSGSVDAFDSPAFGPWLTDPEKIDEYDVIAAWKLDRLGRNSIRLNKLFGFCREHDKTLVCVADNIDLSTWVGRLVANVIAGLAEGELEAIRERVIDSRRKLRHDGYWTGGRPPYGYKAIRLDDGHKTLVHDADTARIVREVFDRVVSGDSVGSIAEDLTDRGIPTPADVVRVRNGNPKNPPTGAAWRRGTLHDILTSPSLLGFAMHRDEIVRDDAGRPVRKGPELLTADEFERLQAHLAERSKPLDPTRRTQSPLLGVVRCDECDANMHHKAQRWTRADGTDAVTRYYVCPENHGGQVRAAELEQLLETEFLEQHGDREVTERRFIPAESHERDLADAQRALDDLTRMYATARSNAARERYESQLRAVDDRVAELEQMPARAARYETIPTGRTYADEWRDRDTEQRRRLLLSSGIVLSVFKYERSNAMRTHVRVPLDWDGTGDAARLVD, from the coding sequence ATGTCCATCTCCGACAGCAACCAAACCGGCTTACGAGTCCTCGGTCGACTCCGGATCTCCCGAGTCCGCGAAGAGTCCACTTCGATTGAGCGACAACGCGAGATAGTCCAGAACTGGGCAGACGCCCACGACCACACAGTCGTCGGTTGGGCCGTCGACGAGGAGGTCTCCGGCTCGGTCGACGCGTTCGACTCGCCGGCGTTCGGACCGTGGCTCACCGACCCCGAGAAGATCGACGAGTACGACGTCATCGCCGCGTGGAAGCTCGACAGACTCGGACGTAACTCGATCCGGCTCAACAAGCTCTTCGGCTTCTGCCGCGAACACGACAAGACTCTCGTGTGCGTCGCAGACAATATCGACCTGTCGACGTGGGTCGGTCGATTGGTCGCGAACGTCATCGCCGGACTCGCCGAAGGCGAACTCGAAGCGATCAGAGAGCGCGTCATCGACTCCCGCCGGAAGCTGCGCCACGACGGCTACTGGACCGGAGGCAGACCACCCTACGGTTACAAAGCGATCAGACTGGACGACGGACACAAGACCCTTGTCCACGACGCCGATACCGCTCGGATCGTCCGCGAGGTATTCGACCGCGTCGTCTCCGGCGACTCCGTCGGGTCGATAGCCGAGGACCTGACCGACCGAGGTATCCCGACACCCGCCGACGTCGTCCGAGTCCGCAACGGCAACCCGAAGAATCCGCCGACCGGTGCGGCGTGGCGACGCGGGACGCTGCACGACATACTCACGTCTCCATCGCTTCTCGGTTTCGCGATGCACCGGGACGAGATCGTCCGCGACGACGCAGGACGACCTGTCCGCAAAGGTCCGGAGCTTCTCACCGCCGACGAGTTCGAACGACTACAAGCACATCTTGCCGAACGGTCGAAGCCGCTCGACCCGACCCGACGGACTCAATCCCCGTTGCTCGGCGTCGTCCGCTGCGACGAATGCGACGCGAACATGCACCACAAAGCGCAGCGGTGGACGAGAGCCGACGGAACCGACGCGGTCACCCGCTACTACGTCTGTCCCGAGAACCACGGAGGACAAGTACGAGCGGCGGAACTAGAGCAGCTACTCGAAACCGAGTTCCTAGAGCAGCACGGCGACCGCGAGGTCACCGAGCGTCGGTTCATCCCAGCGGAGTCACACGAACGAGACCTAGCAGACGCTCAGCGCGCTCTAGACGACCTCACGAGGATGTATGCGACCGCGAGGTCGAACGCCGCACGGGAGCGCTACGAGAGCCAACTACGAGCTGTAGACGACCGCGTCGCGGAGCTAGAACAGATGCCCGCACGCGCTGCGCGGTACGAGACGATCCCGACCGGACGGACGTACGCCGACGAATGGCGAGACCGCGACACCGAACAACGCCGGAGGTTACTCTTATCCTCCGGCATCGTCTTGTCGGTGTTCAAGTACGAGCGCAGTAACGCGATGAGGACACACGTCCGCGTCCCGCTGGACTGGGACGGGACCGGCGACGCCGCCCGACTCGTCGATTGA
- a CDS encoding MBL fold metallo-hydrolase yields MRLTKYTHATVTLAKDDKTLLIDPGAFTPNAADLLADADAVLITHEHFDHFDAEKIVAAMKEREELHLYGPASIARSLSEVASRVHPVSTGESFDIAGFSVETFVADHAVIHPEIPLVDNVGFLIDHSVFHPGDAYLNPGRPIQTLLLPVSGPWISTEQAIDFVRAVAPQLSIAIHDVMLSDTGKATTDMFLGADSLTGTPLEVLAVGEDRELAGA; encoded by the coding sequence ATGCGTCTCACCAAATACACCCACGCCACCGTCACCCTGGCCAAAGACGACAAGACGCTACTGATCGATCCGGGCGCGTTCACCCCGAACGCCGCCGACCTGTTGGCCGACGCCGACGCTGTGCTGATCACGCATGAGCATTTCGACCACTTCGACGCCGAGAAGATCGTGGCCGCGATGAAGGAGCGCGAAGAACTCCACCTGTATGGCCCGGCCTCGATCGCCCGTTCGTTGTCGGAGGTCGCCAGTCGCGTTCACCCCGTCTCAACCGGGGAGTCTTTCGACATCGCGGGTTTCTCGGTCGAGACGTTCGTCGCCGACCATGCGGTGATCCATCCCGAGATCCCTCTCGTCGACAACGTCGGGTTCCTGATCGATCACAGCGTCTTCCATCCGGGTGACGCCTACCTGAATCCGGGCCGACCGATCCAGACGCTGTTGCTCCCGGTCAGCGGTCCGTGGATCTCCACCGAACAGGCCATCGACTTCGTGCGGGCCGTGGCGCCCCAACTCAGCATCGCGATCCACGACGTCATGCTCAGCGACACCGGCAAGGCCACGACGGACATGTTCCTCGGCGCAGATTCGCTGACCGGGACACCGCTGGAAGTGCTGGCCGTGGGTGAGGATCGGGAGCTGGCAGGCGCGTAG